In a single window of the Ciconia boyciana chromosome 7, ASM3463844v1, whole genome shotgun sequence genome:
- the USP1 gene encoding ubiquitin carboxyl-terminal hydrolase 1: protein MPGVLPSDSTGPARGSPSKKNRLSLKLFQKKEAKRALDFTESQENEQKSSEFRGSEIDQVVPAAQPPSLVSCEKKDNMLPFVGLNNLGNTCYLNSVLQVLYFCPGFKTGVKHLYNIISKKKESLKDEGEQKAEKGNCKEDPLASYELICSLHSLILSVEQLQASFLLNPEKYTDELATQPRRLLNTLRELNPMYEGYLQHDAQEVLQCILGNIQETCQLLKKEELNKLPVEEPTAKLEEKLNQNTGSNGTSSAAEEEENVLSNHVGEIAEDKLLKGNGKRKSDAEGGNAKKKSKVSKEQIAAEENQRQTRSKRKATGEKLENQTDAIAKCSSENESAKPTQKKSRLRLNWLKSSCKQPSILSKFYSLGKLTTNLGSKDPGKEYDDCELEDSSVKCENGNNIKEDYREPASPVESHNQKGTEKEPKKEGTELAVFELVEKLFQGQLVLRTRCLECECFTERREDFQDISVPVQEDELSKTEESSEISPEPKTEMKTLKWAISQFASVERIVGEDKYFCENCHHYTEAERSLLFDKMPEVITIHLKCFAASGLEFDCYGGLSKINTPLLTPLRLSLEEWSTKPTNDTYGLFAVVMHSGITISSGHYTASVKITDLNSLELDKGNFITDQMYEMIKPEPLNEEEARTVAEDYDDGEVSFRVNGNTQPGKVLNKKNMEAVGLLGGQKSKSDCDLYNNKPANPEKFLNVVPENRNPESSSSNGSVECSTEHSEQNGVASSGLENKALYVLQSLKEYEGKWLLFDDSEVKVTEEKDFLNSLSPTSSSTSTPYLLFYKKIVE, encoded by the exons ATGCCCGGGGTCTTGCCGAGTGACAGCACCGGGCCTGCGAGAGGGAGCCCCTCGAAGAAGAACAGGCTTTCGCTGAAGCTCTTCCAAAAAAAGGAAGCGAAGAGAGCACTGGATTTTACAGAGTCCcaggaaaatgaacaaaagagtTCAGAATTCAGAGGCTCTGAGAT CGATCAGGTCgttcctgcagcacagcctcccTCACTTGTTAGCTGCGAGAAAAAAGACAACATGTTGCCTTTTGTGGGCTTGAACAATCTGGGTAACACTTGTTACCTTAACAGCGTACTTCAG GTATTGTatttttgtcctggttttaAAACTGGagtaaaacatttatataatatcatttcaaagaagaaagaatctTTGAAGGACGAAGGagagcaaaaagcagaaaag GGAAATTGTAAAGAAGATCCACTGGCAAGTTATGAACTAATCTGCAGTTTGCACTCATTGATTCTTTCAGTTGAGCAGCTTCAAGCCAGCTTTCTCTTAAATCCAGAAAAATACACGGATGAACTTGCTACTCAGCCACGAAGGCTACTCAATACCCTTAG aGAGCTCAACCCTATGTATGAAGGCTACTTGCAGCATGATGCCCAGGAAGTTCTGCAGTGTATCCTGGGTAACATCCAAGAAACATGTCAGCTactgaagaaggaagaattgAACAAACTGCCCGTGGAAGAGCCTACAGCTAAACTGGAGGAAAAACTTAATCAAAACACTGGGAGCAATGGAACTAGCAGCgctgctgaggaggaggagaatgtACTAAGTAACCATGTCGGAGAGATAGCTGAAGACAAGCTACtcaaaggaaatgggaaaagaaaaagcgATGCTGAGGGTggcaatgcaaagaaaaaatccaaagtaTCAAAAGAGCAAattgcagcagaagaaaatcaaaggCAAACCAGGTCAAAGAGGAAAGCAACAGGAGAAAAGCTAGAAAATCAAACTGATGCCATTGCCAAGTGTTCCAGTGAAAATGAGAGTGCGAAGCCCACACAGAAGAAGTCACGGCTTAGATTAAACTGGTTAAAATCTTCATGCAAACAGCCTAGTATTCTGTCTAAATTTTATAGTTTAGGAAAGTTAACTACAAACTTGGGATCCAAAGACCCAGGGAAAGAATATGATGACTGTGAGCTTGAAGACTCATCTGTAAAGTGTGAAAATGGTAACAATATTAAAGAAGATTATCGTGAACCAGCGTCTCCTGTGGAAAGTCATAAtcaaaaaggaactgaaaaagaaccaaaaaaggAAG GTACAGAGCTGGCTGTTTTTGAACTAGTGGAGAAACTGTTCCAGGGCCAGTTAGTACTGAGAACAAGATGCTTGGAGTGCGAATGCTtcactgaaagaagagaagatttTCAGGACATCAGTGTTCCAGTGCAAGAAGATGAACTTTCTAAAACTGAAGAGAGTTCTGAAA TTTCTCCAGAGccaaaaacagaaatgaagactCTTAAATGGGCAATTTCACAGTTTGCGTCAGTGGAAAGGATTGTGGGAGAGGATAAATATTTCTGCGAAAACTGCCATCATTACACAGAAGCAGAACGCAGCCTTTTATTCGATAAAATGCCTGAAGTTATAACAATTCATTTGAAGTGCTTTGCTGCTAGTGGCTTAGA GTTTGATTGCTATGGTGGACTGTCCAAGATAAACACTCCCTTATTGACGCCTCTCAGACTGTCACTGGAAGAATGGAGCACAAAGCCGACCAATGACACCTACGGATTATTTGCAGTGGTAATGCACAGCGGCATTACAATTAGCAGTGGACACTACACAGCTTCTGTCAAAATTACAGATCTTAATAGCCTAGAGTTAGATAAGGGAAATTTCATCACTGACCAAATGTACGAAATGATTAAACCAGAACCACTGAATGAGGAGGAGGCAAGAACTGTTGCTGAAGACTACGACGATGGTGAAGTCTCTTTTAGAGTCAACGGCAACACACAGCCGGGTAAAGTTCTGAACAAAAAGAATATGGAAGCTGTCGGACTTCTTGGGGGGCAGAAGAGCAAGTCTGACTGTGACCTGTACAACAACAAACCAGCTAACCCTGAGAAGTTTCTTAACGTAGTTCCTGAGAACAGAAACCCCGAGTCTAGCAGTAGTAATGGAAGCGTGGAGTGCAGCACAGAACACAGTGAGCAAAATGGTGTTGCTTCCAGTGGACTAGAAAACAAGGCTCTCTATGTACTGCAGAGCCTGAAAGAGTATGAAGGAAAGTGGTTGCTTTTTGATGATTCTGAAGTGAAggttacagaagaaaaggacTTTCTGAATTCTCTTTCTCCGACGTCATCATCTACATCAACTCCTTACCTACTGTTTTATAAGAAAATTGTAGAGTGA